The Mobula hypostoma chromosome 5, sMobHyp1.1, whole genome shotgun sequence region aaatagtaatagtaatattattagtagtaaatagtaatagtcatagaaataataaatagtagtagaataataatagaaaatagtaataaatagttaaatagtaatatgtaaattacgccagtaaattttgaaataagtccaggaccagcctatgggctcagagtgtctgaccgtccaagggaggagttgtaaagtttgatggccacaggtaggaatgacttcctatgacactctatgctgcatctcggagcaatgagtctctggctgaatgtactcctgtgcccacccagtacattatgtagtggatgggagacattgaccaagatggcatgcaacttgggacagcatcctcttttcagacaccaccgtcagagagtccagttccatccccacaacatcactggccttacgaatgagtttgttgattctgttggtatctgctaccctcagcctgctgccccagcacacaacagcaaacatgatagcactggccagcacagactcgtggaacatcctcagcatcgtccggcagatgttaaaggacctcagtctcctcggaaATAGaggtggctctgacccttcttgtagacagcctcagtgttcttagaccagtccagtttattgtcaattcgtatcctcaggtatttgtattcctccaccatgtccacactgaccccctggatggaaacagggttcaccagtaccttagctctcctcaagtctaccaccagctccttagtcttttttacattaagctgcagataattctgctcacaccatgtgacaaagtttcctaccgtagccctgtactcaacctcatctcccttgctgatgcatccaactgtggcagagtcatcagaaaacttctgaagatgacaagactctgtgcagtagttgaagtccaaggtgtaaatggtgaagagagagggagacaagacagtcccctgtggagccccagtgctgctgatcactctgtcggacacacagtgttgcaagcacacgtactgtggtctgccagtcaggtaatcaagaatccatgacaccaggaaagcatccacctgcttcgctgtcagcttctcccccagtagagcagggcagatggtgttgaacacactggagaagtcaaaaaacatgaccctcacagtgctcgctggcttgtccaggtgggcgtagacacagttcagcaggtagacgatggcatcctcaactcctagtcagggctggtaggcgaactggaggggatctaagtgtggcctgaccataggccggagcagctccagaacaagtctctccagggtcttcatgatgtgggaggtcaatgtcaCCGGTCTGTAgttattgaggccgctggggtgcggcgtcttcggcacagggacgaggcaggaagttttccacagcacaggaaccctccagagcgtcaggctcatgttgaatacatggcgaagtactccacatagctgaggggcacaggctttgagcaccctagtactgacaccatccgggcctgcagccttgcttgggttgagatgtttcagctgtcttctcacctgttcagctgtgaagcccaccgtggtggtttcgtgtgggggagaggtatagtcatgagagcagggtgggggactgtgaggaggggtaggaggggagagtggaatatgtgttggttgggggccaacaacggctggctcatgtgggggatgggcaggggttacaatgtcaaatctgttaaagaacaggttaagttcgttggccctgtccacactgccttcagttcctctgttgctagtttgccggaacccagtgatggtcctcatccccctccagacctctctcatgttgttctgctggagtttccactcaagcttcctcctgtacctgtctttagccttcctgatcctggctttcaggtccctctgtattgccctcagctcctccctatttccatctctaaatgccctctttttagcgttcaggatgcccttaatgtcctttgtcacccatggcttgtttgaataacaaaggacagttcttgtcggaacattgcagtccacacagaagttgatgtaatcagtgatgcactctgtgagcccatcaatatcctctccatgtggctcagagtgtgcctgccagtctgtcacctcaaaacaaccctggagcgcctcataagcctgcTCGGACcacccagagagagagaaaataaaaaaggtggggagtaaaaaatattaaattaataaataagggatggggtgtgaaggggaggtggggaattaatggaagttagagaaatcaatattcatgctatcaggttggaggctacccagacggcatataaggtgctgttcctccaacatgagtgtgacttcatcttaacagaagaggaggccgtggatagacatgtcagaatgggatgtggaattaaaatgtgtggccactgggagattttgctttctctggaggacagagcgtaggtgtttcagcgaaatggtctcccagcctgtgtcgagtctcgccaatatataaaaggccgcaccagacacagtatatcacaccagccgactcacaggtgaagtgtcgcctcacctggaaggactgtctggggccctgaatggtggtgagggaggaagtgtaagggcatgtgtagcacttgttctgcttacaaggataagtgccgggagggagatcggtgggaagggatggggggtggggggagcggaaaggggagtcgcatagggagcaatccctgtggaaagcagaaggtgggggagggaaagatgtgcttagtggtgggatcctgttggaggtggcgggagttacagagaattatatgttggatccggagactggtggggtggtaggcaaggacatTTTAatttctcccagtggccacacattttaattccacgtcccattcccattctgatatgtctatccacggcctcctccaccgtcaagatgaagccacactcaggttggaggaacaacaccttatattccatctgggtagcctccaacctgatggcatgaacattgacttccctaacttccgctagtgtcccaactccccttcataccccatcccttatttatttatttaatatttccccctttttttttctttcttctgtcttttctccctctgtctctctcactataactcgTTGCCTGCTCTCCTCcttccgggctcccctccccccttcactctgtccccaggcttcccgtcccatgatcctctcccttctccagtctggtatcccttttaccaatcaacttttcagctcttagatccacccctccactcctgtcctctcctatcatttcagatctccccctccccctcctactttcaaatctctcactatctcttctttcagttcgtcctgacgaagggtctcggcctgaaaagtcgactgtacctcttcctagagatgatgcctggcctgctgcgttccactagcattttttgtttgtgttgctttaatttccagcatctgcagatttcctcgtgtcgaGGTTTCTCTTCGTGAGGGTTTCTGGGTAAAGGGGCAGCCATGGGCGATAGTACTGGCATTGTCCCGTACAGTCGAAGGAAATGCGAGCGGATGTATCTCCCAAACACTGCCGAGCTCCAGCTATGTAAATCTGAACTCGTAACAAAAATATAGTTCACAGTTAATCGGGGTTGAAGAGTTTACCTTCCAGTCAGTGAAAATGTCAATAAATGATGTGTGCAAATAAAACTTTCCGTCAGGTTTGCTTCTCTCTGGGTAAATAACGATATGAAACACCTTTGCCTCGATGACAAGTGACTTGTGGCTTTCACATCACAAAAGTGTCACACTCCAATGAGAATAACCACTGCCCTCCACTTTgtattcattggcattgccatcgATGGGTTCCTCTCTGTCAGTCAGCTGGTGGCAGGGTATCCGAATAATTAGTAAATCTTCAGGATCGTACATGATCGTACAAGTGCTTTTTGTAGTGTTGTGGAACATGACCAGAACTTGAAATAGTACCAAACGACAGAGACTCATTGAGCCAGGTCACAGGTTGATTGAGGTCAGAAATAGCCCATTTTCATAAAGACAGGACTACagtcagagaatttgatggtcagtCAGAATGTCTGATCCGTGCCTTATTAGAAGATGAGTGCAGATAGAAACAGAAATCTACAATATattagaggcccttcggcccacagtgttgtgccgtcCATGTAACCTATTCGAGAAACTGCCTTCGATTTCCCAACCGCATTgcactctgtttttctaagctccatgtacatatctaagagtcttttaaaagactcttatgTTATCTGCTTCTCCCATCATCgttgacagtgcattccatgcaccaactactctctgtgtaataaaaccTACCTTGgaccctacttccaagcaccttaaaactatgcccctcatgtttGCCAGTTCAGctctaggaaaaagtctctggctatccacatgatcaatgcctttcatcatcttatacacatctatcaagtcacctctcatcttccatcgctccaaagttcactcaacctattctcataaggcatgttctccaatccatgcaacatctttgtaaatctcctctgcactctttctatagtatccacatccttcctgtaaatgAGGTAACTGAATACTCTTAAGTGGGGTATAAATaaggttttatatagctgtaacattacctcaccactcttgaactcagttccataGTTGATGAAGGCCTTTTTAACAACAATGTCAATCAGctctgcagctttgagtgtaaaattgacatggaccccaagatcccactgatcctgcacactgccaagcGTCCTAACATAATATTGAATTCTGACTTCAAATCTGATGTACGGAAATAAACCACAgcacacttatccgggttgaactccatctgccagttgtgcatcctatcgatgtcctgctgtaacctctggacAACTTtccagactattcacaacaccctcaacttttgtgtcatcagcaaacttactaacccacccttctacttcctcgtcaagatcatttataaaaatcacaaagagaagaacacatccctgcagaacaccactggtcaccgtcctccatgcagtatacagaccatctacaaccaccttttggcttctgtgggcaaaccaattctggatccgcaaagcaaGGTCTACTTTGATCCTTGCCttgttactttctgaatgagcctctcaTGAGGAATCTTATCAAAAGTCTTACTGAaagccatgtacactacatccaacgctctaccttcatcagtgtgttttgtcacatcctcaaagaaatcaatcaggtttgtaaggcatgatcGGCCCtagacagagccatgctgactatcccacaTCTGATtacgcttctccaaatgctcataaatcctgcctctcaggagcttctccaacaacttcccctccactgaagtaagaaccactggtctgtaatttcctggcttgTCTCTACTGCCTTTCTTGAAAAGGGAACAATGTCTTCTAATCATCTGCTGCTTTTCCTCTCCCTATTGatttgcaaagatcatcgccagaggctcagcaattatcccctcacttcccacagtagcctggggtatatctcaggTTGAGTACCCCCAAATTGAATTGAAATTGGTAAAATTGTGATGCCACAGCTCACATTCAGAGGAGATCATagagaaacatgtaaaattatgaaaggaatagataagatagaggaaaGAAAGTTGTTTCAGCttgtagatgagactagaactagaggacattgcctcaagattcaggggaaattgggatggagatgaggaggaactgcttttcccagagggtggtgaatctgtggatttcactgCCCAATGAaggagtggaggctacctcagtaagtatatttaagacaaggttggatagactttggcacagtaggggaattaagggttatggggaaaaggcaggtaggtggagatgagtccatggccagatcagccatgatcttattcaatggtggagcaggctcgacgggccagatggccaactcctgctcctatttcttatgatcttatgttctCACCACAGACTAAAATCTCTCCTGAAATAttgtccttcacccattgatgtCTTTTGCAAATATTTTTACAGGTTTGAAATGGCAGAACACTTGTGTACGGGAATCTCAAACACAACAACACATCAGTTTTGCTGACTCTGTCTGGATATTTAAGGAGTGACCAAATATTTTCTTTGTAACACCAACACATCTGTGGTCGATCCTTGGTGATGAAGAAGTATCACATCTCCAGCTGGTAATGTATTCTGTCTCTGAAATGAAGTTTTCTGTTTTAACTCTGTGAAATCCACTGGAACCGGGAGCTGAGAACACACCAGCATTTGTTCACTGGAGATCAGTTCTTCAGCTGCATTGATCGTACAAGGGATTCAAACGTCTGACTTTCTGAATTGCAGAGAATTGATCGCCGTGAGatatcattctccttctctcagtgtgggaagagattcactcacagGCTACCCGCAGACACACCAGTGAGTTCACAGTGGGGggaggctgttcacctgctctgtgtgagggaggggaaccaCTCAGTCATCCAGTCTGAAgatacaccagcaagttcacaccatAGTGAGATGCTCCACCTGTTGTGACTGTGGGAAGCAATTCATTCTGTGGTCAATGCTAAAGGTATATCTGAAAATCCACCAGTGAGAGAACGGTAACCTGCTCGGATGGTGGGAAGGCATTCACACACTCAACCAGTGAGTtcatctgctctgaatgtgggaaagggTTCACCCAATCACCTCAACTGAAtgaacaccagcgagttcacactgaaaagatgccgttcacctgctcagactgtgggaagggattcactcaattGTCCACACTACAAAGACACcggagagttcacactggggagaggccattcacctgctcagactgtgggaagggattcattcagtcaAATCACCTGCTACAACATCagttagttcacactggggagaggccgttcacctgctcagactgtgggaagggattcactcaatcgTCCACACTACAAAGTCACCAGcgacttcacactggggagaggccattcatctgctcagactgtgggaagggatttactcatTCATCCGACttgcagagacaccagcgagttcacactggggagaagccgttcacttgCTCTGAATGTGGAAAGGGATTTGCTCGGTCATCTGTACTGAagttacatcagcgagttcacactggggagaggccgttcacctgctcagactgttgGAAAGGGTTCACTCACTCATCcgacctacagagacaccagcgagttcacactggggagaagccattcacatgCTCTGAGTGTGGAAAGGGATTTGCTCGGTCATCTCAGCTCTTGAAACACCAGCAAATTCACACTGGGGACaaaccattcatctgctcagaatgtgggaagggattcaacgATTCAGCTCATCTGAAAGAACATCAGTTTGTTCACGCTgcggagagaccgttcacctgctcagactgtgggaaaggattcattcGGCATTCTCATCTACTGACACACCAGTTagatcacactggggagaaaccattcatctgctctgaatgtgggaagggattcacccaTTCAGCTCAAATGAGGGATCATCAGCGAGTCCACACTGGGgaatggccattcacctgctctgaatgtcggaagggattcacttggcaATCTCAACTGActgaacatcagcgagttcacactggggagaagccgttcacctgctctgaatgtgggaagggatttgccCGGTCATCTCATCTGAAGGAACATCAGAAACTTCACACTCGGGAGAGGCCTTTcacttgctctgaatgtgggaagggctttgctcgttcatctcaactgaaggaacatcagcgaattcacactggggagaaaccattcagctgctctgaatgtgggaagggattcactcagtcatccaaactTGTGAGGCACTACCGAATTCACGctggggagaaaccgttcacctgctcagattgtgggaaagaattcactcggtcatctgacttTAAaatacatcagcgaattcacactgggggaTGCCACTCACCTGTTCTGAATGTGGAAAAGGATTCACTCAGACATCTcaattaagactataagatataggagcaggagtaggccattcggcccatcgagtctactccgccattcagtcataggctgatccaattcgtccagtcatccccacttccctgctttctccccataccctttgatgctctgcctaatcaggaacctatctctctctgccttaaatgcacccaataacttggcaacaaattccacaaatttaccaccctcagaGTAAAgtaagtcctcctcatctctgttccaaatggatgtccttcaatcctgaagttgtgccctcctgTCATAGAcacctctaccatgggaaataaatttcccatatctaatctgttcagagttTTTAACATtggaaagtttcaatgagatacccccccaCTTGCCCGacaccattctcctgaactccagggaatacagcccaagagaaaccagacacttctcgtatggtaaccctttcattcctggaatcattcttgtgaatcttctctgaaccctctccaatgtcagtatatcctttctaaaataaagagccctAAACTACAATACTTCAAATAtttctcatgagtgccttatagagccgcaacatcacatccctgctcttatgttctataGAAATTAATGCCACCGttccattcaccttcttcaccgattcatcctggaggttaacctttagggtatcctgcagaaggacttccaagttcctttacatcgctgcattttgaattctctcccaatcTAAATACTCATCTGCCCgcttatttctttcaccaatatGCAttaccatgcactttccaacccgtatgggtcctagcaaTGCCTGTCTttttattggctttgtggaacaatctatgttccaaacctattctggtatctgtccccaacttttccttcgctacatcgacgactgcattggcgctgcttcctgcacgcatgctgagctggttgacttcattaactttgcctccaacttccaccctgccctcaagtttacctgatccatttccgacacctccctcccatttctagatctttctgtctctatctctggagacagcttatctactgatgtctactataagcctattgactctcacggctatctggactattcctcttctcaccctgtctcttgcaaaaatgctatccccttctcgcaattcttccgtctccaccgcatctgctcgcaggatgaggcttttcattccaggacgagggagatatccttttttaaagaaaggggcttcccttcctctaccatcaactctgctctcaaacgcatctcccccatttcacgcacatctgctctcactccatcctcccgtcaccccactaggaatagggttcccctgggcctcacctaccaccccaccagcctccaggtccaaagtattattctccgtaacttccgccacttccaacgggatcccaccactaagcacatcttttcctccccccccctcccgctttctgcaggaatcgctccctacgcgactcacttgtccatttgttcccccccccccatccctccccactgatctccctcctggcacttatccttgtaagcggaacaagtgctacacatgcccttacacttcctcccttaccaccattcagggccccaaacagtccttccaggtgaggcaacacttcacctgtgagtcggctggtgtgatatactgcgtccggtgctcccaatgtggccttctatatattggcaagacccgatgcagactgggagatcgttttgctgaacacctacgctctatccaTCAGAGAAAGcacgatctcccagtggccacatattttaatgccacatcctattcccattctgatatggctatccacggcctcctctactgtaaagatgaagccacactcaggttggaggaacaacaccttagattccgactgggtagcctccaacctgatagcatgtacagtgacttctctaacttgcgctaatgccccacctccccctcgtaccccatccattatttatttatatacacacattctttctctctctctctcctttttctccctctgtccctctgactatacccctcgcccatcctctagGGGTACCCCTCcactttccttctccccggacctcctgtcccatgatcctctcatatcccttttgccaatcaactgtccagctcttggctccatccctccccctcatgtcttctcctatcattttggatctccccctccccctcccactttcaactctcttactatctcttctttcagttagtcctgacgaagggtctcggcctgaaacgtcgactgtacctcttccattcaccagcaactttgatgtgtgttgcttgaatttccagcatctgcagaattcctcgtgtttactgtaTTTCATTGACTACTTCTTTGACCGTTCCCCgaaactatctaaatctctctgctagcactttgtttcctcagcactacccgctcctccacctatctttgtatcatcggcaaatttagccacaaaaccattaatcCAATAGTCGAAGTCATTGACATACTTCGTAAAAATCAGTGGTCTAAACACCGACCATTGTGGAACTCCGGTGGTAACCGgctgccagccagaataggatccttttattcccactctgttttctgttgatcagccagtgctccacccatgctagtaaattccctgtaattccatgggatttatcttgctaagcagccttgtGTAGCACCTTTCAAAGGCccaatgaaaatccaagtataccacatctactacatctcctttgtctacccagcttgtaatttcctcaaagaattgcagtaggttagtcaaacaggattttcctttcaggaaaccatgctggctttggcctatcatgTCATGTGCCTCCCGGTACCCCGATATCCCATCCATAACAATCGATCCCAGCAACTTCCCACTGAACTCAGGCTTTCAGGCCTctagtttcttttctgctgcctcccacctttcttaaatagcggagtaacatttgtaattttccagtcatcaggtacaatgccagaatctattgattcttgaagaaTCACGAGTAATGCCtacgcaatctcttcagctacttccttcagaacccgaaggtgcattccatcaggtccaggagatttatccaccatcaaaccattaagtttcctgagaaccttctcagttgtaactttcactgcacgtacttcacttccctgacactcttgaatattcAATATACTGCAGATCTCT contains the following coding sequences:
- the LOC134346472 gene encoding zinc finger protein 229-like, which translates into the protein MPFTCSDCGKGFTQLSTLQRHRRVHTGERPFTCSDCGKGFIQSNHLLQHQLVHTGERPFTCSDCGKGFTQSSTLQSHQRLHTGERPFICSDCGKGFTHSSDLQRHQRVHTGEKPFTCSECGKGFARSSVLKLHQRVHTGERPFTCSDCWKGFTHSSDLQRHQRVHTGEKPFTCSECGKGFARSSQLLKHQQIHTGDKPFICSECGKGFNDSAHLKEHQFVHAAERPFTCSDCGKGFIRHSHLLTHQLDHTGEKPFICSECGKGFTHSAQMRDHQRVHTGEWPFTCSECRKGFTWQSQLTEHQRVHTGEKPFTCSECGKGFARSSHLKEHQKLHTRERPFTCSECGKGFARSSQLKEHQRIHTGEKPFSCSECGKGFTQSSKLVRHYRIHAGEKPFTCSDCGKEFTRSSDFKIHQRIHTGGCHSPVLNVEKDSLRHLN